The following coding sequences are from one Streptomyces sp. NBC_01294 window:
- a CDS encoding GH1 family beta-glucosidase, whose amino-acid sequence MTYTPMNGTDTRNAGDAGELRFPDGFLWGTATAAFQIEGAAALRGPSIWDTFCRTPGKVHGGHTGDVAVDHHRLWREDVRMMAELGLGAYRFSVSWPRVLAGGLGFYDALVDELLSYGIRPCVTLYHWDLPQALEDAGGWPERETAYAFARYASQVSEALADRVELWTTLNEPWCSAFLGYASGIHAPGRTSPADSLRAAHHLNLAHGLATAALPSRARVGIALNPSAVRPLTGSAADADAQRRIDALANRIFTGPLLHGAYPQDLLADTAALTDWSFVRPGDESLINQPLDFLGVNYYTPTVVSAAPDGGGPRADGHGATTHSPWPAADTVAFHQPPGEQTDMGWSIDSTGLYDLLMRFNREAPGLPLLVTENGAAYAPDVHDPQRIAYLEAHLAAVHRAVTDGAPVEGYFLWSLLDNFEWSYGYSKRFGIVHVDYETQVRTPRSSAHWYARLARKGAF is encoded by the coding sequence ATGACGTACACCCCGATGAACGGGACGGACACGAGGAACGCGGGGGACGCGGGGGAACTGCGGTTCCCCGACGGGTTCCTGTGGGGCACGGCCACGGCGGCCTTCCAGATCGAGGGCGCGGCCGCCCTGCGCGGGCCGTCCATCTGGGACACCTTCTGCCGGACGCCGGGCAAGGTGCACGGCGGTCACACCGGCGACGTGGCCGTCGACCACCACCGGCTGTGGCGCGAGGACGTCCGGATGATGGCGGAACTGGGGCTGGGCGCCTACCGGTTCTCGGTGTCCTGGCCGCGGGTGCTCGCCGGCGGACTCGGCTTCTACGACGCGCTCGTCGACGAGCTGCTCTCGTACGGGATCCGGCCCTGCGTGACCCTGTACCACTGGGACCTGCCGCAGGCGCTGGAGGACGCCGGGGGCTGGCCCGAGCGGGAGACGGCCTACGCCTTCGCCCGGTACGCCTCCCAGGTCTCGGAGGCGCTGGCCGACCGGGTGGAGCTCTGGACCACCCTCAACGAGCCCTGGTGCAGCGCCTTCCTCGGCTACGCCTCCGGGATCCACGCCCCAGGCCGCACCTCGCCCGCCGACTCCCTGCGCGCGGCCCACCACCTCAACCTGGCCCACGGCCTGGCCACCGCCGCCCTGCCGAGCCGGGCCCGGGTCGGCATCGCGCTCAACCCCAGCGCGGTCCGGCCGCTGACCGGCTCGGCGGCCGATGCGGACGCACAGCGCCGCATCGACGCCCTGGCCAACCGGATCTTCACCGGGCCGCTGCTGCACGGCGCCTACCCGCAGGACCTGCTCGCGGACACCGCCGCCCTCACGGACTGGTCGTTCGTCCGCCCCGGCGACGAGTCGCTGATCAACCAGCCGCTGGACTTCCTCGGCGTGAACTACTACACGCCGACGGTGGTGTCGGCGGCCCCCGACGGGGGCGGCCCGCGCGCCGACGGCCACGGGGCCACGACGCACTCCCCCTGGCCCGCGGCGGACACGGTGGCCTTCCATCAGCCGCCCGGCGAGCAGACCGACATGGGCTGGTCGATCGACTCCACCGGCCTGTACGACCTGCTGATGCGCTTCAACCGCGAGGCACCCGGCCTGCCCCTGCTGGTCACCGAGAACGGCGCGGCCTACGCCCCGGACGTCCACGACCCGCAGCGCATCGCCTACCTGGAGGCCCACCTCGCCGCCGTGCACCGCGCCGTGACGGACGGCGCCCCGGTGGAGGGTTATTTCCTCTGGTCGCTGCTGGACAACTTCGAGTGGTCCTACGGCTACAGCAAGCGTTTCGGCATCGTGCACGTCGACTACGAGACCCAGGTCCGCACCCCGCGCTCCAGCGCCCACTGGTACGCCCGGCTGGCGAGGAAGGGAGCCTTCTGA
- a CDS encoding carbohydrate ABC transporter permease produces MRSLRAGRLTYVVLALFTAGSLFPLVWTAIAASRTNTRLAQTPPPFWFGGNLGHNLQVAWTDANMGVALLNTVIVAGTVAAGTVLFSTLAGFAFAKLRFRGRRLLMSLVVATMLIPPQLSVVPLYMLIAELSWTDRLQAVILPTLVSAFGVFFMRQYLMQALPTELVEAARSDGASSLRVVWHVVFPAARPAMAVLAMLTFVMAWNDFFWPIIALTQNGSPTVQVALTGLGRGYIPDQSVIMAGALLGTLPLLLVFLVFGRQIVGGIMQGAVKG; encoded by the coding sequence ATGAGGTCACTGCGCGCGGGCCGGCTCACCTACGTGGTGCTCGCCCTCTTCACCGCCGGCTCGCTCTTCCCGCTCGTGTGGACGGCGATCGCGGCGTCCCGGACCAACACCCGCCTGGCCCAGACCCCGCCGCCGTTCTGGTTCGGCGGGAACCTGGGGCACAACCTCCAGGTCGCGTGGACCGACGCCAACATGGGCGTCGCCCTGCTCAACACGGTGATCGTGGCGGGCACGGTCGCCGCGGGCACGGTGCTCTTCTCCACACTGGCCGGTTTCGCCTTCGCCAAGCTCCGCTTCCGCGGCCGGCGGCTGCTGATGTCCCTGGTGGTCGCCACGATGCTGATACCGCCGCAGCTGAGCGTGGTCCCGCTGTACATGCTGATCGCCGAACTGTCGTGGACGGACCGGCTCCAGGCGGTGATCCTGCCGACCCTGGTCTCCGCCTTCGGGGTGTTCTTCATGCGGCAGTACCTGATGCAGGCGCTGCCGACGGAGCTGGTGGAGGCGGCGCGCTCGGACGGCGCGAGTTCGCTGCGGGTCGTGTGGCACGTGGTCTTCCCCGCCGCGCGTCCCGCGATGGCGGTGCTGGCCATGCTGACCTTCGTCATGGCCTGGAACGACTTCTTCTGGCCGATCATCGCGCTGACCCAGAACGGCAGCCCGACGGTGCAGGTGGCCCTGACCGGTCTGGGCCGGGGCTACATACCGGACCAGTCGGTGATCATGGCGGGCGCGCTCCTGGGCACGCTCCCGCTGCTGCTGGTGTTCCTCGTCTTCGGCCGCCAGATCGTCGGCGGCATCATGCAAGGAGCGGTGAAGGGATGA
- a CDS encoding carbohydrate ABC transporter permease — MTDETAVLSPSAVGPERPTAEGAGRSRPGQVWRSRRYRWDLRFSPYAFVAPFFLFFAAFGLFPLLYTGWAALHQVELTDPDSMTWVGLKNFTRLWDDEFFWNALRNTVTIGLLSTVPQLAIALGLAHLLNYKLRGSAFFRVAVLTPYATSVAAATLVFVLLFGRDYGMVNWALSAVGFEAVDWQNGTFASQLAVSTIVIWRWTGYNALIYLAAMQAVPGELYESAALDGASRWQQFLHVTVPSLRPTIFFTIVVSTIGATQLFGEPLLFNGGAGATGGSDHQFQTLGLYLYEQGWVNLHLGRASAIAWAMFLILLLIAGAARLLRGRKDSR, encoded by the coding sequence GTGACGGACGAGACGGCTGTTCTGTCCCCCTCCGCCGTCGGCCCTGAGCGGCCGACGGCGGAGGGGGCCGGCCGGAGCCGGCCGGGCCAGGTGTGGCGCTCGCGCCGCTACCGCTGGGACCTGCGCTTCAGCCCCTACGCCTTCGTGGCGCCCTTCTTCCTCTTCTTCGCGGCCTTCGGGCTGTTCCCGCTGCTCTACACGGGCTGGGCGGCGCTGCACCAGGTGGAGCTGACCGATCCGGACAGCATGACGTGGGTGGGGCTGAAGAACTTCACCCGGCTGTGGGACGACGAGTTCTTCTGGAACGCGCTGCGCAACACCGTCACCATCGGGCTGCTGTCCACGGTGCCGCAGCTGGCGATCGCGCTCGGCCTGGCCCATCTGCTCAACTACAAGCTGCGCGGCTCGGCCTTCTTCCGGGTCGCGGTGCTCACCCCGTACGCGACCTCGGTGGCGGCCGCGACCCTCGTCTTCGTGCTGCTCTTCGGCCGGGACTACGGGATGGTCAACTGGGCGCTCTCGGCGGTCGGTTTCGAGGCGGTCGACTGGCAGAACGGGACCTTCGCGTCCCAGCTGGCGGTCTCCACCATCGTGATCTGGCGCTGGACCGGCTACAACGCGCTGATCTACCTGGCGGCCATGCAGGCCGTGCCGGGCGAGCTGTACGAGTCGGCCGCGCTGGACGGGGCCTCGCGCTGGCAGCAGTTCCTCCACGTCACCGTGCCCTCGCTGCGGCCGACGATCTTCTTCACGATCGTCGTGTCGACGATCGGGGCGACCCAGCTGTTCGGCGAGCCGCTGCTGTTCAACGGCGGAGCGGGTGCGACGGGCGGCTCGGACCACCAGTTCCAGACGCTGGGCCTGTACCTGTACGAGCAGGGCTGGGTGAACCTGCACCTCGGGCGGGCCTCGGCGATCGCGTGGGCGATGTTCCTGATCCTGCTGCTGATCGCCGGGGCGGCGCGGCTGCTGCGCGGACGGAAGGACTCCCGATGA
- a CDS encoding ABC transporter substrate-binding protein, with translation MGAAALLLAGCAQDPAESPGKGASADGKGKTTLTVGVFGAFGLQEAGLYDEYMAQNPTIRIEQTSIERNENYYPQLLTHLGTGSGLADIQAVEVNNIAEITATQADKLVDLGKAPGVDKAAYLPWKWAQGTAKGGATVGLGTDIGPQGICYRKDLFEAAGLPSDREAVGALWAGDWNKYLETGKAYKAKAGEGKSFVDSSSGVMAAVTGSSAQRYYDESGKVVYKTNPAVRGAFDLAASFATEGLSAKLQQFTPGWDQGFSNGSFATVSCPAWMLGYIQDKAGPAGKDKWDVAQAPKPSNWGGSFLVVPKAGKHAEEAAKLAAWLTAPAQQAKLFEKRGSFPSASAAYKLATVSGAKHEYFGGAPIGEIFAKAAQGVPVTVVGPKDLVIAQNLADIGMLQVDQKGRTPQEGWDAAVKAIDNALDQ, from the coding sequence GTGGGAGCTGCGGCACTGCTGCTCGCCGGATGCGCGCAGGACCCGGCCGAGTCCCCGGGCAAGGGAGCCTCTGCGGACGGCAAGGGGAAGACCACCCTCACCGTCGGGGTCTTCGGGGCCTTCGGGCTCCAGGAGGCCGGACTCTACGACGAGTACATGGCGCAGAACCCCACCATCCGCATCGAGCAGACCTCCATCGAGCGGAACGAGAACTACTACCCCCAGCTCCTCACCCACCTGGGCACGGGCAGCGGGCTCGCCGACATCCAGGCGGTCGAGGTCAACAACATCGCCGAGATCACCGCCACCCAGGCCGACAAGCTGGTGGACCTGGGGAAGGCGCCCGGCGTCGACAAGGCCGCGTACCTGCCCTGGAAGTGGGCGCAGGGCACGGCGAAGGGCGGGGCCACGGTCGGCCTCGGCACGGACATCGGCCCGCAGGGCATCTGCTACCGCAAGGACCTCTTCGAGGCCGCCGGGCTGCCCTCCGACCGCGAGGCGGTCGGGGCGCTGTGGGCGGGCGACTGGAACAAGTACCTGGAGACGGGCAAGGCGTACAAGGCGAAGGCCGGCGAGGGGAAGTCCTTCGTGGACTCGTCGTCGGGCGTGATGGCCGCGGTGACCGGGAGCAGTGCCCAGCGGTACTACGACGAGTCGGGCAAGGTCGTCTACAAGACCAACCCGGCGGTCCGCGGGGCCTTCGACCTGGCGGCCTCCTTCGCCACCGAGGGGCTGAGCGCCAAGCTGCAGCAGTTCACCCCGGGCTGGGACCAGGGCTTCTCCAACGGTTCCTTCGCGACGGTCTCCTGCCCGGCCTGGATGCTCGGCTACATCCAGGACAAGGCGGGCCCGGCGGGCAAGGACAAGTGGGACGTGGCGCAGGCGCCGAAGCCCAGCAACTGGGGCGGCTCCTTCCTCGTGGTCCCGAAGGCGGGCAAGCACGCCGAGGAGGCGGCGAAGCTGGCGGCCTGGCTGACGGCTCCGGCGCAGCAGGCGAAGCTCTTCGAGAAGCGGGGCAGTTTCCCGAGCGCGAGCGCCGCGTACAAGCTGGCGACGGTGTCGGGCGCGAAGCACGAGTACTTCGGCGGCGCCCCGATCGGCGAGATCTTCGCGAAGGCGGCGCAGGGGGTGCCGGTGACGGTGGTCGGGCCGAAGGACCTGGTGATCGCGCAGAACCTGGCGGACATCGGGATGCTCCAGGTCGACCAGAAGGGCCGGACACCGCAGGAGGGCTGGGACGCCGCGGTGAAGGCGATCGACAACGCCCTGGATCAGTGA
- a CDS encoding LacI family DNA-binding transcriptional regulator has product MKGHGGTRGRPTLEEVAARAGVGRGTVSRVINGSSKVSEHAKAAVAAAVAELGYVPNRAARALAANRTDAIALVIPEPEARFFAEPYFSEVVRGVGAALAETDVQLVLTLAGGDRERRRLSQYLSGHRVDGVLLVSVHAGDPLPELLAELGIPTVISGRRSAAETLPCVDSDNLAGAAEAVRHLLERGRRTIATITGPLDVYGAQCRLDGYRQALAAAGRLADEQLIAVGDFTEDGGRRAMRELLERRPALDAVFAASDVMAAGAVRELRAAGRRIPQDVALVGFDDSVVARHMDPPLTSVRQPIEEMGRTMAQVLLDRISGHQGSAGEPGEPGEVSVVLPNRLVVRESS; this is encoded by the coding sequence ATGAAAGGGCACGGGGGTACGAGGGGGCGTCCGACCCTGGAAGAGGTCGCGGCGCGCGCCGGAGTCGGGCGCGGCACGGTCTCCCGGGTGATCAACGGATCTTCCAAGGTCAGCGAGCACGCGAAGGCCGCCGTCGCGGCGGCCGTGGCCGAGCTGGGGTACGTACCGAACCGGGCCGCGCGCGCCCTCGCGGCCAACCGCACCGACGCCATCGCCCTCGTGATTCCGGAACCCGAGGCCCGGTTCTTCGCCGAGCCCTACTTCTCCGAAGTGGTCCGCGGGGTCGGCGCCGCCCTCGCCGAGACCGACGTACAGCTCGTCCTCACCCTGGCGGGCGGCGACCGCGAGCGCCGGCGCCTCTCCCAGTACCTGTCCGGGCACCGCGTCGACGGGGTGCTCCTCGTCTCCGTCCACGCCGGCGACCCGCTGCCGGAGCTGCTGGCCGAGCTCGGCATCCCGACGGTGATCAGCGGCCGCCGCTCCGCCGCCGAGACGCTGCCCTGCGTGGACTCCGACAACCTGGCGGGCGCCGCCGAGGCCGTGCGCCACCTCCTCGAACGGGGCCGCCGCACGATCGCCACGATCACCGGCCCGCTCGACGTGTACGGGGCCCAGTGCCGCCTCGACGGCTACCGGCAGGCCCTGGCCGCCGCCGGACGTCTCGCCGACGAGCAGCTGATCGCGGTCGGCGACTTCACCGAGGACGGCGGCCGGCGGGCCATGCGCGAGCTGCTGGAGCGCCGCCCCGCGCTCGACGCGGTCTTCGCCGCCTCGGACGTCATGGCGGCGGGCGCCGTGCGGGAGCTGCGGGCGGCCGGGCGCCGGATCCCGCAGGACGTGGCGCTGGTCGGCTTCGACGACTCGGTGGTGGCCCGGCACATGGACCCGCCGCTGACCAGCGTCCGGCAGCCGATCGAGGAGATGGGCCGGACCATGGCGCAGGTGCTGCTGGACCGCATCTCCGGACATCAGGGGAGTGCGGGGGAGCCGGGGGAGCCGGGCGAGGTGAGCGTCGTCCTGCCGAACCGCCTGGTGGTCCGTGAATCCTCGTAG
- the orn gene encoding oligoribonuclease produces MNDRMVWIDCEMTGLSLTDDALIEVAALVTDSELNVLGEGVDIVIRPPDAALETMPDVVREMHTASGLLDELAGGTTLADAEAQVLAYVREHVKEPGKAPLCGNSVGTDRGFLLRDMAALESYLHYRIVDVSSVKELARRWYPRAYFNSPPKNGNHRALADIKDSITELRYYREAVFVPQPGPDSDTARSIAAKHAAPGA; encoded by the coding sequence ATGAACGATCGCATGGTGTGGATCGACTGCGAGATGACCGGGCTCTCGTTGACGGACGACGCACTTATCGAGGTGGCCGCACTGGTCACCGACTCGGAGCTCAACGTGCTCGGCGAAGGCGTGGACATCGTGATCCGCCCGCCGGACGCGGCCCTGGAGACCATGCCCGACGTGGTCCGCGAGATGCACACCGCCTCCGGCCTGCTCGACGAGCTGGCCGGCGGGACCACCCTCGCGGACGCCGAGGCGCAGGTCCTGGCGTACGTGCGGGAGCACGTGAAGGAACCCGGCAAGGCACCGCTCTGCGGGAACTCCGTCGGCACCGACCGCGGCTTCCTGCTGCGCGACATGGCCGCGCTGGAGAGCTACCTGCACTACCGGATCGTGGACGTGTCCTCGGTCAAGGAGCTGGCGCGCCGCTGGTACCCGCGGGCGTACTTCAACAGCCCGCCGAAGAACGGCAACCACCGGGCGCTGGCGGACATCAAGGACTCCATCACCGAGCTGCGCTACTACCGGGAGGCGGTCTTCGTGCCGCAGCCCGGGCCCGACTCGGACACCGCCCGGAGCATCGCCGCCAAGCACGCGGCCCCGGGCGCTTAG
- a CDS encoding helix-turn-helix domain-containing protein, which yields MSQDSTAVVADAGRKLAGRRRREIVAVLLFSGGPIFESSIPLSVFGIDRQDAGVPRYRLLVCAGEDGPLRTTGGLELTAPYGLEAIARAGTVVVPAWRSITSPPPPEALDALRLAHEEGARIVGLCTGAFVLAAAGLLDGRPATTHWMYAPTLAKRYPSVHVDPRELFVDDGDVLTSAGTAAGIDLCLHIVRTDHGSEAAGALARRLVVPPRRTGGQERYLDRSLPEEIGADPLAEVVAWALEHLHEQFDVETLAARAYMSRRTFDRRFRSLTGSAPLQWLITQRVLQAQRLLETSDYSVDEVAGRCGFRSPVALRGHFRRQLGSSPAAYRSAYRARRPQADVAQVAEISAGPVPHQRTPQPHRAAAALAAAGPTVTELYAPGRVLREHA from the coding sequence ATGAGCCAGGATTCCACCGCCGTCGTCGCAGACGCCGGCCGGAAGCTCGCGGGGCGTCGCCGCAGGGAGATCGTCGCGGTGCTGCTCTTCAGCGGCGGACCGATCTTCGAGAGCTCCATTCCACTTTCCGTGTTCGGCATTGACCGGCAGGACGCGGGAGTTCCACGCTACCGATTGCTCGTGTGCGCCGGTGAGGACGGTCCGCTCAGGACCACCGGCGGACTCGAACTGACCGCGCCATACGGGTTGGAGGCGATCGCCCGGGCAGGCACGGTCGTCGTGCCCGCCTGGCGTTCCATCACTTCACCGCCGCCTCCGGAGGCGCTCGACGCACTGCGTCTGGCGCACGAGGAGGGAGCCCGGATCGTCGGACTGTGCACGGGAGCCTTCGTGCTCGCCGCCGCCGGTCTGCTGGACGGCCGGCCCGCGACGACGCACTGGATGTACGCGCCGACGCTGGCCAAGCGCTACCCGTCCGTCCACGTCGATCCGCGCGAGCTGTTCGTCGACGACGGCGACGTGCTCACGTCCGCGGGCACCGCGGCCGGAATCGACCTGTGCCTGCACATCGTCCGTACGGACCACGGCAGCGAGGCGGCCGGGGCCCTGGCCCGCAGGCTCGTCGTGCCGCCGCGCCGCACGGGCGGTCAGGAGCGCTATCTCGACCGGTCGCTGCCGGAGGAGATCGGCGCCGACCCGCTGGCCGAGGTCGTCGCCTGGGCGCTGGAACACCTCCACGAGCAGTTCGACGTGGAGACCCTCGCCGCCCGCGCCTACATGAGCAGGCGCACCTTCGACCGGCGGTTCCGCTCGCTCACGGGCAGCGCGCCGCTCCAGTGGCTGATCACCCAGCGGGTGCTCCAGGCACAGCGGCTGCTGGAGACCTCCGACTACTCGGTCGACGAGGTCGCCGGACGCTGCGGGTTCCGCTCGCCGGTCGCCCTGCGGGGTCACTTCCGGCGGCAGCTGGGGTCCTCCCCGGCCGCCTACCGCTCCGCCTACCGGGCACGCCGGCCGCAGGCCGACGTGGCACAGGTGGCCGAGATCTCGGCGGGTCCGGTTCCGCACCAGCGCACTCCGCAGCCCCACCGGGCGGCGGCGGCCCTGGCCGCGGCGGGCCCGACGGTGACGGAGCTGTACGCCCCGGGCCGGGTCCTGCGCGAACACGCCTAA
- a CDS encoding universal stress protein, giving the protein MAGHEFSEPADRKRKRLADPASAADLRAVEQTRLPCDPAFRHGVVVGFDGSTSSERALAYAIGMARRSGSGLIIVHVANRLPTTVWAGCEPPVFVDVPDHRTEVLGLELACADYLAEVPWILVERGGDICHELEEVGREYSADAIVVGSTHGIVGRIFGSVAGRLAKRAQRPVVVIP; this is encoded by the coding sequence ATGGCCGGTCACGAATTCTCCGAACCAGCGGACCGCAAGCGCAAACGCCTCGCCGATCCCGCGTCGGCCGCCGATCTGCGCGCGGTGGAACAGACACGCCTTCCCTGCGATCCGGCCTTCCGGCACGGGGTCGTCGTGGGATTCGACGGATCCACGTCCAGTGAGCGCGCGCTCGCGTACGCGATCGGCATGGCCCGTCGCTCCGGATCCGGCCTGATCATCGTTCATGTCGCCAACCGGCTCCCCACCACCGTGTGGGCCGGGTGCGAGCCGCCCGTCTTCGTGGACGTGCCGGACCACCGCACCGAAGTCCTCGGGCTGGAACTCGCCTGCGCGGACTACTTGGCCGAAGTGCCGTGGATCCTGGTCGAGCGCGGTGGTGACATCTGCCATGAGCTGGAGGAGGTCGGCCGGGAGTATTCGGCCGACGCCATCGTGGTCGGGTCCACCCACGGGATCGTCGGCCGGATCTTCGGGTCGGTGGCCGGCCGGCTGGCCAAGCGCGCACAGCGACCCGTCGTTGTCATTCCTTGA